A region from the Oncorhynchus tshawytscha isolate Ot180627B linkage group LG26, Otsh_v2.0, whole genome shotgun sequence genome encodes:
- the LOC112225077 gene encoding uncharacterized protein LOC112225077 isoform X17 — protein sequence MGTQGTGRKRNPNKDRSTAEDDALNLISREAEARLAAKRAARAEAREIRMKELERQQKEVDDRDYLEKGSRAASTLSAATLASLGGSSSRGESGETSITGDTETSIREIKEIHELKDQIQDVESKYMQSLKEVKDTLVEVEEKYRKAMVSNAQLDNEKNNLMYQVDTLKDSLMELEELLSESRREYEGKSKDFEREKHAHGVLQFQFKEMKETLKQSEELLTEIRQMRLKQDGFVREISDLQETVEWKDKKIGALERQKEYSDAIRNERDELRDEVVQLKDILKKHGIVLRPDLTANGEMLELGTEESASGDPASQLAQDSQMSPMEGGNSMLGRAQETELGSRGDKVVDPGRSRQQEDTHEEEAQENHLTSPTPCSLVGVSETETSREAQPFSPTLGEEVEIEGSDVNKDSDNGIPVVEVKSGPVCDSEVLVVVTGPEEEVTVAGEGYEAAGVEGTGQGRVEVASEGEMGIKNDKADEAETKVVKSSDDTKETSSKEPTSEYGAAAEQEENESSKDVKCLDSYPLPRETIEDTMKNGTHISQGTDLDTSKSPIKSNPELQKTKKVEALPEMTDLQPQAQAGNKKKKGKKKKGETQSDVKQEDHKKSTTETCVVSMTNGTQISLGTDLDTPKTPVESNPEPQPEPQKTKKACVLPETTDMQLQSQGGKKKKKGKKKGEKQGDETQGDKMSTTEEDVVSTPSDKEPVEAVGEGVITIETQREEGTSSSPDRELQSPEQKAQTIAEGLNLKEEQLEEDRVEPTIEVSLTDQAKSEEVVSKKKKKKMKKDKHKPTMELEKSEGEISVLSLESNIGIADPVDHSKCITSAYNPMEELELTTDTGTQKDESGYTTNPDNFGDCLNSSADPKCPLDSKQSTAGNSNNVKEEDSIKVSVEEEQTIQDSKEQGNNFHSPIVLRPELKESVEPEDLIFHDGVATHPDQANENATQDLKEAGQDKPNGSPEERTNALEHEDTSMAMPADVEKCNNSADEKCCSISLDRNCPAAETIRLPEQLVDLPGCPVTDRNLYENNKPETLDAEEASNGGISTETELNDTETLDAEEASNGGISRETELNDTETFDAEEASNGGISRETELNDTETLDAEEASNGGISRETELNDTETFDAEEASNGGISTETELNDAEEASNGGISTETELNDTEEASNGGISTETELNDAEEASNGGISTETELNDTETRLQDPVKETPVTIDSFREQSHNESGPCTMVAKAEEQDDPIEAKLEGNKVPGPSEPWNDKEHENEGQSFDFSDLVSVVPANVFPIASQEEVSQEMRTMSVGYKIEVELGKEKGNQEEEDDKPQDTEGVSTIVAQQSIEGGSDNAPEELRSPEEKAQTIVEGQNVNGEQQLITLEEGVSVTHNQKDIAEEGGSVTVEQQGVGESERQQNATEVEALPVEEGEEAIQYGSQQGRRESSQSAEGNNEQSRTGLKKGSKKVKGKGKEDCRMS from the exons GCAGAGGCCAGGCTGGCAGCAAAGAGGGCGGCCAGGGCAGAGGCCCGAGAAATCCGTATGAAGGAGCTGGAGAGACAACAGAAAGAG GTGGATGACCGAGATTACCTGGAAAAGGGATCTCGAGCCGCTTCCACCCTATCGGCAGCCACCCTCGCCTCGCTGGGCGGGTCTTCCTCCCGGGGAGAAAGTGGTGAAACGTCCATCACTGGCGACACAGAAACCTCCATACGAGAGATCAAG GAGATTCATGAGCTGAAGGATCAGATCCAAGATGTGGAGTCAAAGTACATGCAGAGCCTCAAAGAAGTCAAG GATACCTtagtggaggtggaggagaagtaCCGCAAGGCCATGGTGTCCAACGCCCAGTTGGACAACGAGAAGAACAACCTGATGTACCAGGTGGACACGCTGAAGGACTCGCTCATGGAGCTGGAGGAGCTGCTGTCCGAGTCACGCCGCGAGTACGAAGGGAAGAGCAAG GACTTTGAGCGTGAGAAACATGCCCACGGCGTGCTGCAGTTCCAGTTCAAGGAGATGAAGGAAACACTAAAACAGAGCGAGGAGTTACTAACA GAGATCCGTCAGATGCGTCTCAAGCAGGACGGCTTTGTTAGGGAAATCTCTGACCTGCAGGAAACCGTGGAGTGGAAGGATAAAAAGATTGGG GCCTTAGAGCGGCAAAAGGAGTATTCGGATGCCATCCGAAATGAGCGGGATGAGCTCAGGGATGAGGTGGTCCAGCTGAAAGACATTCTGAAG AAACATGGAATTGTCctcagacctgacctgactgccAATGGGGAAATGCTGGAGTTGGGAACTGAAGAGTCAGCCAGTGGAGATCCAGCTTCTCAATTGGCTCAGGACTCCCAGATGTCGCCCATGGAAGGGGGGAACAGCATGCTTG GCAGAGCTCAGGAGACGGAGTTGGGAAGTAGAGGAGATAAGGTGGTGGATCCAGGAAGGTCCAGGCAGCAAGAGGATACACACGAGGAGGAGGCTCAAGAGAACCATCTGACCTCACCCACCCCCTGTAGCCTTGTTGGTGTTTCTGAAACAGAAACATCGAGGGAGGCTCAGCCATTCTCACCCACATTGGGGGAGGAGGTTGAAATTGAAGGCAGTGATGTCAACAAAGACTCTGACAATGGCATACCAGTAGTAGAGGTCAAAAGTGGACCGGTCTGTGATTCTGAGGTACTTGTGGTTGTAACAGGTCCTGAGGAAGAGGTTACAGTAGCGGGGGAGGGGTATGAAGCAGCAGGTGTAGAGGGGACAGGGCAAGGCAGAGTAGAGGTTGCAAGCGAAGGGGAAATGGGAATAAAAAATGACAAGGCAGATGAGGCAGAGACCAAAGTTGTCAAGAGCAGTGACGACACCAAAGAGACGTCTTCAAAAGAGCCTACCTCAGAATATGGTGCAGCAGCTGAACAAGAGGAAAACGAATCGAGTAAAGACGTGAAATGTTTAGACTCATATCCTCTGCCTAGGGAAACCATTGAGGACACCATGAAAAATGGCACACATATTAGCCAAGGGACAGACCTTGATACTAGTAAGAGCCCAATCAAATCAAACCCTGAGCTTCAGAAAACAAAAAAGGTTGAAGCGTTACCAGAGATGACTGACCTGCAGCCACAGGCCCAAGCAGGCAACAAGAAGAAGAAAGGCAAGAAGAAGAAGGGAGAAACACAAAGCGACGTAAAGCAGGAAGACCATAAGAAGAGCACAACAGAAACGTGTGTAGTCTCCATGACAAATGGCACACAGATTAGCCTAGGGACAGACCTTGATACTCCTAAGACCCCAGTCGAATCAAACCCTGAGCCTCAACCTGAGCCTCAGAAAACAAAAAAGGCATGTGTGTTGCCAGAGACCACTGATATGCAGCTACAGTCCCAAGGAggcaaaaagaaaaagaaaggcaAGAAGAAGGGTGAGAAACAAGGTGATGAAACGCAGGGAGATAAGATGAGCACAACAGAAGAGGATGTGGTCTCCACCCCAAGCGATAAGGAGCCAGTAGAGGCTGTAGGAGAGGGGGTTATCACAatagagacacagcgagaggAGGGGACCAGTAGTTCACCAGATCGAGAGCTCCAAAGCCCTGAACAAAAAGCACAAACCATAGCTGAGGGACTGAACCTGAAGGAAGAACAACTAGAAGAAGACCGAGTAGAGCCTACCATTGAAGTATCTCTGACTGACCAAGCTAAGAGTGAGGAAGTTGTctcaaagaagaaaaagaagaaaatgAAAAAGGACAAACACAAACCTACAATGGAATTAGAGAAATCAGAAGGCGAGATATCAGTATTATCCCTTGAGTCCAACATTGGTATTGCTGATCCTGTTGATCACTCCAAGTGTATAACCAGCGCTTATAACCCTATGGAGGAATTAGAATTGACAACAGATACTGGTACCCAAAAGGACGAGTCAGGGTACACAACCAACCCTGATAACTTTGGAGACTGTTTGAACTCTTCAGCTGACCCAAAATGTCCATTGGACTCGAAACAGTCCACAGCTGGGAATTCAAACAATGTCAAAGAGGAAGATTCAATCAAGGTCTCAGTTGAAGAGGAACAAACAATCCAAGACTCAAAGGAACAGGGGAATAACTTTCACAGTCCCATCGTCCTAAGACCAGAGCTCAAGGAGAGCGTGGAACCTGAAGACCTTATCTTCCATGATGGTGTCGCTACTCACCCAGACCAGGCTAACGAAAATGCAACACAAGACCTAAAAGAGGCAGGTCAAGATAAACCAAATGGGAGCCCAGAAGAGCGTACAAATGCACTTGAACATGAAGACACTTCAATGGCAATGCCAGCAGATGTAGAGAAATGCAACAATTCAGCAGATGAGAAATGTTGTAGCATATCGCTTGACCGCAACTGCCCTGCTGCTGAGACCATAAGACTGCCTGAACAATTGGTGGATCTACCTGGTTGTCCAGTCACTGACAGGAACTTGTATGAAAACAACAAGCCAGAAACACTTGATGCAGAAGAGGCATCAAATGGAGGGATCTCTACAGAGACCGAGCTGAATGATACAGAAACACTTGATGCAGAAGAGGCATCAAATGGAGGGATCTCTAGAGAGACCGAGCTGAATGATACAGAAACATTTGATGCAGAAGAGGCATCAAATGGAGGGATCTCTAGAGAGACCGAGCTGAATGATACAGAAACACTTGATGCAGAAGAGGCATCAAATGGAGGGATCTCTAGAGAGACCGAGCTGAATGATACAGAAACATTTGATGCAGAAGAGGCATCAAATGGAGGGATCTCTACAGAGACCGAGCTGAATGATGCAGAAGAGGCATCAAATGGAGGGATCTCTACAGAGACCGAGCTGAATGATACAGAAGAGGCATCAAATGGAGGGATCTCTACAGAGACAGAGCTGAATGATGCAGAAGAGGCATCAAATGGAGGGATCTCTACAGAGACCGAGCTGAATGATACAGAAACACGACTACAGGACCCTGTAAAAGAAACTCCGGTGACAATTGACTCTTTTAGGGAACAGAGCCACAATGAAAGTGGACCATGCACTATGGTGGCTAAAGCAGAAGAGCAAGATGATCCCATTGAGGCCAAGCTGGAGGGTAACAAGGTACCTGGACCCAGTGAGCCGTGGAATGACAAGGAGCATGAAAATGAGGGTCAATCGTTTGACTTTTCTGACCTAGTTTCAGTGGTTCCTGCAAATGTATTCCCAATAGCATCCCAAGAGGAGGTCAGCCAGGAAATGAGAACTATGTCGGTAGGATACAAAATAGAGGTAGAGCTTGGTAAAGAGAAGGGTAaccaggaagaggaggatgacaaaCCGCAGGACACAGAGGGAGTTAGCACGATAGTGGCACAGCAATCAATTGAAGGGGGGTCGGATAATGCACCAGAGGAGCTCCGAAGCCCTGAAGAAAAAGCACAAACCATAGTTGAGGGCCAGAACGTGAATGGAGAACAACAACTAATCACATTAGAGGAGGGGGTTAGTGTAACACACAACCAGAAAGACAttgcagaggagggagggagtgtgactGTTGAACAGCAAGGTGTaggggagagcgagaggcagCAGAATGCAACTGAGGTAGAGGCTTTGCCagtagaggagggggaagaggcaatCCAGTATGGGTCACAGCAGGGTAGAAGAGAAAGTAGTCAGAGTGCAGAGGGCAACAACGAGCAATCTAGGACAGGCTTGAAAAAAGGCAGTAAGAAAGTAAAAGGCAAGGGAAAAGAGGACTGCCGAATGTCCTAG
- the LOC112225077 gene encoding uncharacterized protein LOC112225077 isoform X5 yields MGTQGTGRKRNPNKDRSTAEDDALNLISREAEARLAAKRAARAEAREIRMKELERQQKEIYQVQKKYYGLDNKSDKVDSEWGHIEQWMEDSERYSRPTQRHTSISDDDERMSVGSRGSVRSDLDAIGAYGRGEKDKKSKKKKKHKDKHKDRDSNGYDNEYSTISSRSSRLGDESTSRVSRSSRLDLQPSSGLSDESISKVSRSSRLDLQPASYASSDLNSNNGLSSSRQRLSSYESSGLLSQISYRRHHRGSLYEDSLYSGSRRVTGSSSRDDDCNSVASFLRSAATSSGLPRDLDHMTIPNLSDVDDRDYLEKGSRAASTLSAATLASLGGSSSRGESGETSITGDTETSIREIKEIHELKDQIQDVESKYMQSLKEVKDTLVEVEEKYRKAMVSNAQLDNEKNNLMYQVDTLKDSLMELEELLSESRREYEGKSKDFEREKHAHGVLQFQFKEMKETLKQSEELLTEIRQMRLKQDGFVREISDLQETVEWKDKKIGALERQKEYSDAIRNERDELRDEVVQLKDILKKHGIVLRPDLTANGEMLELGTEESASGDPASQLAQDSQMSPMEGGNSMLGRAQETELGSRGDKVVDPGRSRQQEDTHEEEAQENHLTSPTPCSLVGVSETETSREAQPFSPTLGEEVEIEGSDVNKDSDNGIPVVEVKSGPVCDSEVLVVVTGPEEEVTVAGEGYEAAGVEGTGQGRVEVASEGEMGIKNDKADEAETKVVKSSDDTKETSSKEPTSEYGAAAEQEENESSKDVKCLDSYPLPRETIEDTMKNGTHISQGTDLDTSKSPIKSNPELQKTKKVEALPEMTDLQPQAQAGNKKKKGKKKKGETQSDVKQEDHKKSTTETCVVSMTNGTQISLGTDLDTPKTPVESNPEPQPEPQKTKKACVLPETTDMQLQSQGGKKKKKGKKKGEKQGDETQGDKMSTTEEDVVSTPSDKEPVEAVGEGVITIETQREEGTSSSPDRELQSPEQKAQTIAEGLNLKEEQLEEDRVEPTIEVSLTDQAKSEEVVSKKKKKKMKKDKHKPTMELEKSEGEISVLSLESNIGIADPVDHSKCITSAYNPMEELELTTDTGTQKDESGYTTNPDNFGDCLNSSADPKCPLDSKQSTAGNSNNVKEEDSIKVSVEEEQTIQDSKEQGNNFHSPIVLRPELKESVEPEDLIFHDGVATHPDQANENATQDLKEAGQDKPNGSPEERTNALEHEDTSMAMPADVEKCNNSADEKCCSISLDRNCPAAETIRLPEQLVDLPGCPVTDRNLYENNKPETLDAEEASNGGISTETELNDTETLDAEEASNGGISRETELNDTETFDAEEASNGGISRETELNDTETLDAEEASNGGISRETELNDTETFDAEEASNGGISTETELNDAEEASNGGISTETELNDTEEASNGGISTETELNDAEEASNGGISTETELNDTETRLQDPVKETPVTIDSFREQSHNESGPCTMVAKAEEQDDPIEAKLEGNKVPGPSEPWNDKEHENEGQSFDFSDLVSVVPANVFPIASQEEVSQEMRTMSVGYKIEVELGKEKGNQEEEDDKPQDTEGVSTIVAQQSIEGGSDNAPEELRSPEEKAQTIVEGQNVNGEQQLITLEEGVSVTHNQKDIAEEGGSVTVEQQGVGESERQQNATEVEALPVEEGEEAIQYGSQQGRRESSQSAEGNNEQSRTGLKKGSKKVKGKGKEDCRMS; encoded by the exons GCAGAGGCCAGGCTGGCAGCAAAGAGGGCGGCCAGGGCAGAGGCCCGAGAAATCCGTATGAAGGAGCTGGAGAGACAACAGAAAGAG ATCTATCAGGTTCAGAAG AAATATTACGGCTTGGACAACAAATCAGACAAAGTAGACAGCGAATGGGGACACATCGAGCAATGGatg GAGGACAGTGAGAGGTACTCACGccccacacagagacatacttcg ATCTCAGACGATGATGAGCGGATGTCTGTGGGCAGCCGAGGCAGTGTGAGG TCGGATCTTGATGCAATAGGGGCCTACGGAAGAGGG GAGAAGGACAAGAAGTCCAAGAAAAAGAAGaaacacaaagacaaacacaaagaTCGTGAC AGCAACGGCTATGACAATGAGTACAGTACTATATCCAGTCGG AGCTCCAGACTCGGTGATGAGAGCACTAGCAGGGTCTCTCGCTCGTCCAGACTAGATCTGCAGCCG AGCTCCGGACTCAGTGATGAGAGCATTAGCAAGGTCTCTCGCTCCTCCAGACTGGACCTGCAACCG GCATCATATGCTTCCTCTGACCTTAACAGCAACAATGGTCTGTCCTCTTCTAGGCAACGGCTTTCTTCCTACGAG TCATCCGGGCTACTCAGCCAGATCTCCTACCGGCGCCATCACAGG GGCTCTTTGTATGAGGACAGTCTGTACAGTGGGTCTCGACGGGTGACCGGCTCCAGCTCTCGT GATGATGACTGCAACTCTGTGGCCAGCTTCCTGCGCAGCGCGGCCACCAGCAGTGGCCTGCCCAGAGACCTGGATCACATGACCATCCCCAATTTATCCGAC GTGGATGACCGAGATTACCTGGAAAAGGGATCTCGAGCCGCTTCCACCCTATCGGCAGCCACCCTCGCCTCGCTGGGCGGGTCTTCCTCCCGGGGAGAAAGTGGTGAAACGTCCATCACTGGCGACACAGAAACCTCCATACGAGAGATCAAG GAGATTCATGAGCTGAAGGATCAGATCCAAGATGTGGAGTCAAAGTACATGCAGAGCCTCAAAGAAGTCAAG GATACCTtagtggaggtggaggagaagtaCCGCAAGGCCATGGTGTCCAACGCCCAGTTGGACAACGAGAAGAACAACCTGATGTACCAGGTGGACACGCTGAAGGACTCGCTCATGGAGCTGGAGGAGCTGCTGTCCGAGTCACGCCGCGAGTACGAAGGGAAGAGCAAG GACTTTGAGCGTGAGAAACATGCCCACGGCGTGCTGCAGTTCCAGTTCAAGGAGATGAAGGAAACACTAAAACAGAGCGAGGAGTTACTAACA GAGATCCGTCAGATGCGTCTCAAGCAGGACGGCTTTGTTAGGGAAATCTCTGACCTGCAGGAAACCGTGGAGTGGAAGGATAAAAAGATTGGG GCCTTAGAGCGGCAAAAGGAGTATTCGGATGCCATCCGAAATGAGCGGGATGAGCTCAGGGATGAGGTGGTCCAGCTGAAAGACATTCTGAAG AAACATGGAATTGTCctcagacctgacctgactgccAATGGGGAAATGCTGGAGTTGGGAACTGAAGAGTCAGCCAGTGGAGATCCAGCTTCTCAATTGGCTCAGGACTCCCAGATGTCGCCCATGGAAGGGGGGAACAGCATGCTTG GCAGAGCTCAGGAGACGGAGTTGGGAAGTAGAGGAGATAAGGTGGTGGATCCAGGAAGGTCCAGGCAGCAAGAGGATACACACGAGGAGGAGGCTCAAGAGAACCATCTGACCTCACCCACCCCCTGTAGCCTTGTTGGTGTTTCTGAAACAGAAACATCGAGGGAGGCTCAGCCATTCTCACCCACATTGGGGGAGGAGGTTGAAATTGAAGGCAGTGATGTCAACAAAGACTCTGACAATGGCATACCAGTAGTAGAGGTCAAAAGTGGACCGGTCTGTGATTCTGAGGTACTTGTGGTTGTAACAGGTCCTGAGGAAGAGGTTACAGTAGCGGGGGAGGGGTATGAAGCAGCAGGTGTAGAGGGGACAGGGCAAGGCAGAGTAGAGGTTGCAAGCGAAGGGGAAATGGGAATAAAAAATGACAAGGCAGATGAGGCAGAGACCAAAGTTGTCAAGAGCAGTGACGACACCAAAGAGACGTCTTCAAAAGAGCCTACCTCAGAATATGGTGCAGCAGCTGAACAAGAGGAAAACGAATCGAGTAAAGACGTGAAATGTTTAGACTCATATCCTCTGCCTAGGGAAACCATTGAGGACACCATGAAAAATGGCACACATATTAGCCAAGGGACAGACCTTGATACTAGTAAGAGCCCAATCAAATCAAACCCTGAGCTTCAGAAAACAAAAAAGGTTGAAGCGTTACCAGAGATGACTGACCTGCAGCCACAGGCCCAAGCAGGCAACAAGAAGAAGAAAGGCAAGAAGAAGAAGGGAGAAACACAAAGCGACGTAAAGCAGGAAGACCATAAGAAGAGCACAACAGAAACGTGTGTAGTCTCCATGACAAATGGCACACAGATTAGCCTAGGGACAGACCTTGATACTCCTAAGACCCCAGTCGAATCAAACCCTGAGCCTCAACCTGAGCCTCAGAAAACAAAAAAGGCATGTGTGTTGCCAGAGACCACTGATATGCAGCTACAGTCCCAAGGAggcaaaaagaaaaagaaaggcaAGAAGAAGGGTGAGAAACAAGGTGATGAAACGCAGGGAGATAAGATGAGCACAACAGAAGAGGATGTGGTCTCCACCCCAAGCGATAAGGAGCCAGTAGAGGCTGTAGGAGAGGGGGTTATCACAatagagacacagcgagaggAGGGGACCAGTAGTTCACCAGATCGAGAGCTCCAAAGCCCTGAACAAAAAGCACAAACCATAGCTGAGGGACTGAACCTGAAGGAAGAACAACTAGAAGAAGACCGAGTAGAGCCTACCATTGAAGTATCTCTGACTGACCAAGCTAAGAGTGAGGAAGTTGTctcaaagaagaaaaagaagaaaatgAAAAAGGACAAACACAAACCTACAATGGAATTAGAGAAATCAGAAGGCGAGATATCAGTATTATCCCTTGAGTCCAACATTGGTATTGCTGATCCTGTTGATCACTCCAAGTGTATAACCAGCGCTTATAACCCTATGGAGGAATTAGAATTGACAACAGATACTGGTACCCAAAAGGACGAGTCAGGGTACACAACCAACCCTGATAACTTTGGAGACTGTTTGAACTCTTCAGCTGACCCAAAATGTCCATTGGACTCGAAACAGTCCACAGCTGGGAATTCAAACAATGTCAAAGAGGAAGATTCAATCAAGGTCTCAGTTGAAGAGGAACAAACAATCCAAGACTCAAAGGAACAGGGGAATAACTTTCACAGTCCCATCGTCCTAAGACCAGAGCTCAAGGAGAGCGTGGAACCTGAAGACCTTATCTTCCATGATGGTGTCGCTACTCACCCAGACCAGGCTAACGAAAATGCAACACAAGACCTAAAAGAGGCAGGTCAAGATAAACCAAATGGGAGCCCAGAAGAGCGTACAAATGCACTTGAACATGAAGACACTTCAATGGCAATGCCAGCAGATGTAGAGAAATGCAACAATTCAGCAGATGAGAAATGTTGTAGCATATCGCTTGACCGCAACTGCCCTGCTGCTGAGACCATAAGACTGCCTGAACAATTGGTGGATCTACCTGGTTGTCCAGTCACTGACAGGAACTTGTATGAAAACAACAAGCCAGAAACACTTGATGCAGAAGAGGCATCAAATGGAGGGATCTCTACAGAGACCGAGCTGAATGATACAGAAACACTTGATGCAGAAGAGGCATCAAATGGAGGGATCTCTAGAGAGACCGAGCTGAATGATACAGAAACATTTGATGCAGAAGAGGCATCAAATGGAGGGATCTCTAGAGAGACCGAGCTGAATGATACAGAAACACTTGATGCAGAAGAGGCATCAAATGGAGGGATCTCTAGAGAGACCGAGCTGAATGATACAGAAACATTTGATGCAGAAGAGGCATCAAATGGAGGGATCTCTACAGAGACCGAGCTGAATGATGCAGAAGAGGCATCAAATGGAGGGATCTCTACAGAGACCGAGCTGAATGATACAGAAGAGGCATCAAATGGAGGGATCTCTACAGAGACAGAGCTGAATGATGCAGAAGAGGCATCAAATGGAGGGATCTCTACAGAGACCGAGCTGAATGATACAGAAACACGACTACAGGACCCTGTAAAAGAAACTCCGGTGACAATTGACTCTTTTAGGGAACAGAGCCACAATGAAAGTGGACCATGCACTATGGTGGCTAAAGCAGAAGAGCAAGATGATCCCATTGAGGCCAAGCTGGAGGGTAACAAGGTACCTGGACCCAGTGAGCCGTGGAATGACAAGGAGCATGAAAATGAGGGTCAATCGTTTGACTTTTCTGACCTAGTTTCAGTGGTTCCTGCAAATGTATTCCCAATAGCATCCCAAGAGGAGGTCAGCCAGGAAATGAGAACTATGTCGGTAGGATACAAAATAGAGGTAGAGCTTGGTAAAGAGAAGGGTAaccaggaagaggaggatgacaaaCCGCAGGACACAGAGGGAGTTAGCACGATAGTGGCACAGCAATCAATTGAAGGGGGGTCGGATAATGCACCAGAGGAGCTCCGAAGCCCTGAAGAAAAAGCACAAACCATAGTTGAGGGCCAGAACGTGAATGGAGAACAACAACTAATCACATTAGAGGAGGGGGTTAGTGTAACACACAACCAGAAAGACAttgcagaggagggagggagtgtgactGTTGAACAGCAAGGTGTaggggagagcgagaggcagCAGAATGCAACTGAGGTAGAGGCTTTGCCagtagaggagggggaagaggcaatCCAGTATGGGTCACAGCAGGGTAGAAGAGAAAGTAGTCAGAGTGCAGAGGGCAACAACGAGCAATCTAGGACAGGCTTGAAAAAAGGCAGTAAGAAAGTAAAAGGCAAGGGAAAAGAGGACTGCCGAATGTCCTAG